The proteins below are encoded in one region of Bosea sp. BIWAKO-01:
- a CDS encoding FMN-binding negative transcriptional regulator yields the protein MYTPPAFRDDDRDSLRATIRAARLATLVTATADGVLATPLPLILDESEGEHGVLYGHLARANGQGRVAALGEALAIFMGPDAYVTPSWYETKQETGKVVPTWNYVAVHAYGPVEFFDDATRLLAVVTRLTNLYEGERAKPWAVSDAPPDFVQAQLRGIIGLRLPITRLEGKRKLSQNRSPADRANVAAGLAASERATDREIAALIPL from the coding sequence ATGTATACCCCGCCCGCCTTCCGCGACGACGACAGGGACAGCCTGCGGGCGACGATCCGCGCCGCCAGGCTCGCCACGCTCGTCACGGCCACAGCCGACGGCGTGCTGGCGACGCCCCTGCCGCTCATTCTCGATGAGAGCGAGGGCGAGCACGGCGTGCTCTATGGCCATCTTGCCAGGGCCAACGGCCAGGGCCGGGTCGCGGCGCTGGGCGAGGCGCTGGCGATCTTCATGGGCCCGGATGCCTATGTCACGCCCTCCTGGTACGAGACGAAGCAGGAGACCGGCAAGGTCGTGCCGACCTGGAACTATGTCGCGGTCCATGCCTACGGCCCGGTCGAGTTCTTCGACGATGCTACGCGCCTTCTCGCGGTCGTGACCCGCCTGACCAATCTCTACGAGGGCGAGCGCGCCAAGCCCTGGGCGGTGTCGGATGCTCCGCCCGATTTCGTGCAGGCGCAGCTGCGCGGCATCATTGGCCTGCGCCTGCCGATCACGAGGCTGGAGGGCAAGCGCAAGCTCAGCCAGAACCGCAGCCCGGCCGACCGCGCCAATGTCGCGGCTGGCCTGGCGGCAAGCGAGCGCGCCACGGACCGCGAGATCGCCGCGCTGATCCCGCTCTGA
- a CDS encoding PLP-dependent aminotransferase family protein translates to MVQFTDGVARRIIAAIKEQIHAGAYQPGDRLPSTRTFASEWGASRTTVTVAYGQLIAEGYLISRAGARPIVAKGLGAAVPAPSQASPPRHLSGFAQRLLALPRPAAMQPAQIADFRYGDLSGADFPVLAWRRAVNRVSLQRKKRLRYGDPQGAPALRAALQGYLWRARGITCSAQQIIIVSGSQQGLDLCARLLLDPGDAFVIENPGYLLARHAFAAAGGVARPVPVDRDGLMTDALPPARLAYVTPSHQFPLGSVLSATRRRALLAWATETGATIIEDDYDGEYRHDVAPIPPLQTLDPEAVIYVGTFSKTLSPALRLGYLVVPPSLAPAFVEAKRLTDRHTPLLEQEALAELLSEGAYERHVRSIRRTNAARRAVLLQALAEELGPMVSVEGADTGLHVVAWLRDVAAEREPGIIAAARAAGVGLYPVSPLYDPAGPRPREAGFILGYASLDLDAVKKGIALLAPLLAGQR, encoded by the coding sequence GTGGTCCAGTTCACTGATGGCGTCGCGCGCCGGATCATCGCGGCAATCAAGGAGCAGATCCATGCCGGCGCCTACCAGCCGGGCGACCGCTTGCCGTCGACGCGGACTTTTGCGTCCGAATGGGGCGCGTCGCGCACGACGGTCACGGTCGCCTATGGCCAGCTGATCGCCGAGGGCTACCTGATCAGCCGGGCCGGCGCGCGGCCGATCGTGGCCAAGGGACTTGGCGCGGCGGTGCCCGCGCCGTCACAGGCCTCCCCGCCGCGGCATCTCTCAGGCTTCGCGCAGCGCTTGCTCGCCCTGCCCCGACCGGCCGCGATGCAGCCGGCCCAGATCGCGGATTTTCGCTATGGCGACCTTTCCGGCGCCGATTTTCCCGTGCTCGCCTGGCGCCGGGCCGTGAACAGGGTCAGCCTGCAACGCAAGAAGCGGCTGCGCTACGGCGACCCGCAAGGAGCGCCCGCGCTTCGCGCTGCGCTGCAGGGCTATCTCTGGCGGGCCCGCGGCATCACCTGCTCGGCGCAGCAGATCATCATCGTCAGCGGCTCGCAGCAGGGGCTCGATCTCTGCGCGCGGCTGCTGCTCGACCCCGGCGACGCCTTCGTGATCGAAAACCCCGGCTACCTGCTCGCCCGCCACGCCTTCGCGGCAGCCGGCGGCGTCGCCCGCCCCGTTCCGGTCGACAGGGACGGGCTCATGACCGATGCCCTGCCCCCGGCACGGCTCGCCTATGTCACGCCCTCGCACCAGTTTCCGCTCGGCAGCGTTCTCTCGGCGACGCGCAGGCGCGCGCTGCTGGCCTGGGCGACAGAGACCGGCGCCACGATCATCGAGGATGATTACGACGGCGAGTATCGGCATGACGTCGCGCCGATCCCGCCCTTGCAAACGCTTGACCCGGAGGCGGTGATCTATGTCGGGACATTCTCCAAGACGCTCTCGCCGGCGCTGCGCCTCGGCTATCTCGTCGTCCCGCCATCGCTCGCCCCCGCCTTTGTCGAGGCGAAGCGCCTGACCGACCGGCACACGCCGCTGCTCGAGCAGGAAGCACTGGCCGAACTCCTGAGCGAGGGCGCTTATGAGCGCCATGTCCGGAGCATCCGCAGGACCAATGCCGCGCGTCGGGCCGTGCTGCTCCAGGCGCTCGCCGAGGAGCTCGGGCCGATGGTGAGCGTCGAAGGCGCCGATACCGGCCTGCATGTCGTCGCCTGGCTCAGGGATGTCGCGGCCGAGCGGGAGCCAGGGATCATCGCGGCCGCACGCGCCGCTGGCGTCGGGCTCTATCCGGTCTCGCCGCTCTATGATCCAGCCGGCCCCCGGCCCCGCGAAGCCGGGTTCATTCTGGGCTATGCCAGCCTCGACCTCGACGCCGTGAAGAAGGGCATCGCGCTGCTGGCGCCTCTCCTGGCCGGACAGCGCTGA
- a CDS encoding two pore domain potassium channel family protein, whose protein sequence is MYLFSLAAALCAIGCILVHYECLRLISGSAAHLSVAPRQRIVYVVAGSLVSHIIQILIFALLLWLLSVSVNEEVFGTGIPVSFQQSLYVSFESYASLGSSNALPFGPLRIFIGVEGLSGLVVIGWTSAFTYWCMTQYWNDH, encoded by the coding sequence ATGTACTTGTTCTCCTTAGCTGCGGCCCTCTGCGCCATCGGCTGTATACTTGTCCATTACGAGTGCCTGCGTTTGATATCGGGCAGCGCGGCGCATCTTTCCGTCGCGCCAAGGCAGAGAATTGTCTACGTTGTTGCCGGAAGCCTGGTCAGTCATATCATCCAGATCCTGATCTTTGCACTGTTGCTTTGGCTACTCTCCGTCTCCGTGAACGAAGAGGTGTTCGGCACCGGCATTCCCGTGTCGTTCCAGCAATCGCTCTATGTCTCCTTTGAATCCTACGCCTCTCTCGGCAGCAGTAACGCACTGCCCTTCGGCCCCTTGCGGATCTTCATCGGCGTCGAGGGCCTGTCCGGGCTGGTGGTGATCGGCTGGACCTCCGCCTTCACCTATTGGTGCATGACGCAGTACTGGAACGACCACTGA
- a CDS encoding MFS transporter, translating into MARRRRGQTSMERDASATQWRDLLDWAWLPTLAILMSGVLLQSMNSLLLTTVLPSIAAELGGAGMLSLPATAYVGASIVAASGAGLLTTRYGVRDTLCVGVVIFGLGALVCSFAASMEWVVGGRLVQGFGGGLEVGAAYTAVRAIFPPRLWPRVIALMATSWTISVFAGPLIGGLFARAGQWRGALIVTVVLSAILAVAAGLVLPANRSAERSGGTRLPAGRIGLICLAITAMSSASLVQAASAKAGLILVAVAALALMLRFDREASVRLLPRDAFSFRTQTGIGLWLVLLLCIAFSPLHIYLPIFLQRLRGFDPLEAGFMVASGSLAWTIASVLVSGLTGPWPKRLLLSGPVLMAGGLIALGLLLQSPAPSYALIPAVVLLGIGIGQAWPFVGPTIMNGAKPGDEAAAASAVPTIQQTGLALGAALAGVVANASGFASAVSEAEIGNAAFWVPACFAIAAGLAWLASVRLYRQPCARVGSGGGS; encoded by the coding sequence ATGGCGCGCCGCAGGCGGGGACAGACGAGCATGGAGCGGGACGCGTCTGCCACGCAATGGAGGGATCTTCTGGACTGGGCATGGCTGCCGACGCTCGCGATCCTGATGAGCGGCGTGCTGCTGCAGTCGATGAACTCCCTGCTGCTGACGACGGTGCTGCCTTCGATCGCCGCCGAACTCGGCGGCGCCGGCATGCTGAGCCTGCCCGCGACCGCCTATGTCGGCGCCTCGATCGTTGCGGCGAGCGGGGCGGGCCTGCTGACGACCCGATACGGCGTCCGGGACACATTATGCGTCGGGGTGGTGATCTTTGGCCTGGGAGCGCTGGTCTGTTCGTTCGCGGCGAGCATGGAATGGGTCGTCGGCGGGCGCCTTGTCCAGGGTTTTGGCGGCGGCCTCGAGGTCGGGGCGGCCTATACCGCGGTCCGGGCGATCTTCCCGCCAAGACTCTGGCCGCGGGTCATCGCGCTGATGGCGACGAGCTGGACGATTTCCGTCTTCGCCGGGCCGCTCATCGGCGGCTTGTTCGCACGCGCGGGACAGTGGCGCGGTGCCCTCATCGTGACGGTGGTCCTCTCGGCCATCCTGGCCGTCGCTGCCGGGCTCGTGCTGCCTGCGAACCGATCGGCCGAGCGCTCCGGCGGGACGCGCCTTCCGGCCGGGCGCATCGGGCTGATCTGTCTGGCCATCACGGCGATGTCGTCGGCATCGCTCGTCCAGGCGGCCAGCGCCAAGGCGGGCCTCATCCTCGTGGCGGTCGCAGCCCTGGCCCTGATGCTGCGGTTCGACCGCGAAGCATCGGTGCGCCTCCTGCCGCGCGATGCGTTCTCGTTCAGGACGCAGACCGGCATCGGCCTCTGGCTCGTCCTGCTGCTCTGCATCGCCTTCAGCCCGCTGCACATCTATCTGCCCATTTTCCTGCAAAGGCTGCGCGGCTTCGATCCGCTCGAAGCCGGGTTCATGGTTGCAAGCGGCTCGCTGGCCTGGACGATCGCCTCCGTGCTGGTCTCGGGCCTGACCGGCCCCTGGCCGAAGCGCCTGCTGCTCTCAGGCCCGGTCCTCATGGCCGGTGGCCTGATCGCGCTCGGCCTGCTCCTGCAGAGCCCGGCGCCGAGCTATGCCCTGATCCCCGCCGTCGTCCTGCTCGGTATCGGGATCGGCCAGGCCTGGCCCTTTGTCGGCCCGACGATCATGAACGGCGCGAAGCCGGGGGACGAGGCGGCGGCTGCCTCCGCCGTCCCGACCATCCAGCAGACCGGCCTGGCCCTTGGCGCGGCCTTGGCGGGCGTGGTCGCGAATGCCAGCGGCTTTGCCTCGGCCGTCTCCGAGGCCGAGATCGGGAATGCGGCCTTCTGGGTTCCGGCCTGTTTCGCCATCGCCGCCGGTCTTGCATGGCTGGCGAGCGTCCGTCTTTACCGGCAGCCGTGCGCCCGTGTCGGCTCGGGGGGCGGGTCGTAG
- a CDS encoding metalloregulator ArsR/SmtB family transcription factor, whose amino-acid sequence MSQDSDSQGQNNAGQDSPGKNGQGDERSRERMLFHLKTRGAQMGAAIAERLDMTPAGARQHLLKLEADGLVTSHDRQEGRGRPKKYWELSRQGHDRFPDRHSDLTLDLLQSVRTVFGEPGLQQLIAHREQACLSAYREHVGDGSPLRRKLDALAEIRSREGYMAGIVEEEPGRFLFIENHCPICAAASACQGLCRSELAIFRAVLGADVEVERIEHIPAGARRCAYRVRLIQA is encoded by the coding sequence ATGAGTCAAGACAGCGACAGCCAAGGCCAGAACAATGCCGGCCAGGACAGTCCCGGCAAGAACGGCCAGGGCGACGAGCGCAGCCGGGAGCGGATGCTGTTCCATCTGAAGACGCGCGGCGCGCAGATGGGGGCCGCGATCGCGGAGCGGCTCGACATGACGCCGGCCGGCGCAAGGCAGCATCTGCTGAAGCTTGAAGCGGACGGCCTGGTGACCAGCCATGACCGACAGGAAGGGCGTGGCCGGCCGAAGAAATACTGGGAGCTCTCGCGGCAGGGACATGACCGGTTTCCCGACCGTCACTCCGACCTGACGCTCGACCTGCTGCAGTCCGTCCGGACTGTCTTTGGCGAGCCCGGGCTGCAGCAGTTGATCGCCCACCGCGAACAGGCCTGCCTCTCCGCCTATCGCGAGCATGTCGGTGACGGCAGTCCCCTTCGGCGCAAACTGGACGCGCTCGCCGAAATCCGCAGCCGCGAAGGCTATATGGCCGGGATTGTCGAGGAGGAGCCCGGCCGCTTCCTGTTCATCGAGAACCACTGCCCGATCTGCGCGGCGGCGAGCGCCTGCCAGGGCCTGTGCCGGTCGGAGCTGGCGATCTTCCGCGCCGTTCTCGGGGCCGATGTCGAGGTCGAGCGCATCGAGCATATCCCGGCGGGTGCCCGCCGCTGCGCCTATCGGGTCCGCTTGATCCAGGCCTGA
- a CDS encoding arylsulfatase, which produces MTPKAPSVEIPGNTEKIVDRRSILLGGTALAAAGLSGSAAIAQAQPAPAAPAGSAGRKPNIVVIFGDDIGIPQISAYTMGMMGYRTPNIDRIAQEGAIFTDSYGQQSCTAGRASFILGQEPFRTGLLTIGMPGDPHGIQDWMPTIADVMKTQGYATGQFGKNHLGDRDEHLPTRHGFDEFFGNLYHLNAEEEPEGYFYPKDPEFKRKFGPRGVIKSSADGKIEDTGPLNTKRMETVDEEFLAGAKDFVDRQVKANRPFFLWFNSTRMHVFTHLKKESLGKTGKGIHADGMVEHDGMVGELLKQLDDLRIADNTIVVYTTDNGAEIALWPDGAMTPFKSEKGTTWEGGMRIPMMVRWPGVIKPGTQYNDTISLIDWFPTLCAAAGAGDIKEKMKAGFTTGTKTFKVHLDGFDFGPYFRGEVKTGPRESLMYFDQGGNLNAIRWNDWKLSFAQAKGNIATGTREVTAWAMITNLRMDPYERGLEEGGEAMKFLAQNMWLLVPIQGKIKEFFSDFDQYPYQSGSSLNAGGINYGLLNQQAAMKRLKELEALRPR; this is translated from the coding sequence ATGACTCCGAAGGCGCCATCCGTCGAAATCCCAGGAAATACTGAAAAAATCGTCGATCGCCGCAGCATCCTGCTCGGGGGCACAGCGCTCGCCGCGGCGGGGTTGTCTGGCTCGGCCGCGATCGCCCAGGCGCAGCCGGCGCCCGCGGCACCGGCGGGCTCCGCAGGGCGCAAGCCCAACATCGTCGTGATCTTCGGCGACGATATCGGCATTCCCCAGATCAGCGCCTACACCATGGGCATGATGGGCTACCGCACCCCCAATATCGACCGCATCGCACAGGAAGGCGCGATCTTCACCGACAGCTATGGCCAGCAGAGCTGCACCGCCGGCCGCGCCTCCTTCATCCTCGGCCAGGAGCCGTTCCGCACCGGCCTTCTGACCATCGGTATGCCGGGCGACCCGCACGGCATCCAGGACTGGATGCCGACCATTGCCGACGTGATGAAGACGCAAGGCTACGCGACCGGGCAATTCGGGAAGAACCATCTCGGCGACCGCGACGAGCACCTGCCGACACGGCACGGTTTCGACGAGTTCTTCGGCAATCTCTACCACCTCAATGCCGAGGAGGAGCCCGAGGGCTACTTTTATCCGAAGGACCCGGAGTTCAAGCGCAAGTTCGGCCCGCGCGGCGTGATCAAGTCCTCCGCCGATGGCAAGATCGAGGATACCGGGCCGCTCAACACCAAGCGCATGGAAACCGTCGACGAGGAATTCCTGGCCGGCGCCAAGGATTTCGTCGACCGGCAGGTGAAGGCGAACCGCCCCTTCTTCCTCTGGTTCAATTCGACGCGGATGCATGTCTTCACCCATTTGAAGAAGGAATCGCTGGGCAAGACCGGCAAGGGCATTCATGCCGACGGCATGGTCGAGCATGACGGCATGGTCGGCGAGCTCCTGAAGCAGCTCGACGACCTGCGCATCGCCGACAATACGATCGTGGTCTACACCACCGATAACGGCGCCGAGATCGCGCTCTGGCCGGACGGCGCGATGACGCCGTTCAAGAGCGAGAAGGGCACGACATGGGAAGGCGGCATGCGCATTCCCATGATGGTGCGCTGGCCAGGCGTGATCAAACCCGGCACGCAATACAACGACACCATTTCACTGATCGACTGGTTCCCGACACTCTGCGCCGCCGCTGGGGCCGGAGATATCAAGGAAAAGATGAAGGCCGGCTTCACCACGGGAACCAAGACCTTCAAGGTCCATCTCGATGGCTTTGATTTCGGGCCCTATTTCAGGGGCGAGGTCAAAACCGGCCCGCGCGAATCCTTGATGTATTTCGATCAGGGCGGAAATCTCAACGCGATCCGCTGGAACGACTGGAAGCTCAGCTTTGCCCAGGCGAAGGGCAATATCGCGACCGGCACACGCGAGGTCACGGCCTGGGCGATGATCACCAACCTGCGCATGGACCCTTATGAGCGCGGCCTCGAGGAAGGCGGCGAAGCCATGAAGTTCCTGGCCCAGAACATGTGGCTGCTCGTGCCCATACAGGGGAAGATCAAGGAGTTTTTCTCCGACTTCGACCAGTATCCATACCAGTCCGGCAGTTCGCTCAATGCCGGCGGCATCAACTACGGGCTGCTCAACCAGCAGGCCGCGATGAAGCGCCTCAAGGAGCTGGAAGCGCTCCGGCCTCGTTGA
- a CDS encoding MarR family winged helix-turn-helix transcriptional regulator — MNSTPKTLTKEQPSRTVGFLLHDVARLLRKRFEQNARGFGLELTRSQWQVLAYLDKNEGIRQGGLAELLEVEPITLGRILDKLESCGLIERRHDATDRRVWRLSLTEKAGPILATMRELGEITRAEAFAEISETEREALLALLTTMRGNLSAACAMPPAEGRKTDG, encoded by the coding sequence ATGAACAGCACGCCTAAAACCCTGACCAAAGAGCAGCCCTCGCGCACTGTCGGCTTCCTCCTGCACGATGTCGCGCGACTGCTGCGCAAGCGCTTCGAGCAGAATGCCCGCGGGTTTGGATTGGAGTTGACCAGGTCGCAATGGCAGGTGCTGGCCTATCTCGACAAGAACGAGGGCATCCGGCAGGGCGGCCTCGCCGAGTTGCTCGAGGTCGAGCCGATCACGCTTGGCCGCATCCTCGACAAGCTCGAAAGCTGCGGGCTGATCGAGCGCCGGCACGACGCCACGGACCGGCGCGTCTGGCGGCTCTCCCTTACCGAAAAGGCAGGGCCGATCCTCGCGACCATGCGCGAGCTCGGCGAGATTACCCGCGCCGAGGCCTTCGCCGAAATCTCCGAAACCGAGCGCGAGGCGCTCCTCGCCCTCCTCACGACGATGCGTGGGAACCTCTCGGCGGCCTGTGCGATGCCGCCAGCCGAAGGACGCAAGACCGATGGATGA
- a CDS encoding HlyD family secretion protein: MDDAARHPEPVGNDGSDPSPASNVTEIRRPEQRTPSAQPVPVAKAPETTAQAPIAPAGAAPGARPRNLKRPILFALLPVALAAASYWYVVGGQVMSTDNAYVQADIVGISTDVAGIVGEIDVRDNQQVKAGDVLFKLDDAQFRFALDRANAQIGVVRNDLEAQKANYKAMQSQIAQARTDIDYYTTAFKRQQDLATKAVASQVTYDSARHDLDSAVQKLAQLQSQLIAIAASLNGNPDAPIEDHPRYKDSVAARAEAARQLGHTVVKAPMDGIVTNVPSLQKGQYLADATVGFSLVSADHVWIQANPKETELTWVRPGQKARVYVDTYPGTEWTGTVDSISPASAASFSLLPAQNTSGNWVKVVQRIAMRVKIDTPAGKPLLRAGMSVVLDVDTGRARGLPSFVSDLFGKTETHNG, encoded by the coding sequence ATGGATGACGCAGCGAGACACCCCGAACCCGTCGGGAACGACGGCTCGGATCCTTCTCCGGCCAGCAACGTGACCGAAATCCGCCGCCCGGAGCAGAGGACGCCTTCGGCTCAGCCCGTACCTGTCGCTAAGGCTCCCGAGACCACGGCGCAGGCGCCGATTGCCCCTGCCGGCGCCGCTCCCGGCGCCAGGCCGCGCAATCTGAAGCGCCCCATCCTCTTCGCATTGCTGCCCGTCGCGCTTGCCGCGGCCAGCTACTGGTATGTCGTCGGCGGGCAGGTCATGTCGACCGACAACGCCTATGTGCAAGCCGACATCGTCGGCATCTCGACCGACGTCGCCGGCATCGTTGGCGAAATCGACGTGCGCGACAACCAGCAGGTCAAGGCTGGGGACGTTCTGTTCAAACTCGACGACGCGCAGTTCCGCTTCGCCCTCGACCGGGCGAACGCGCAGATCGGGGTGGTCCGCAACGATCTTGAAGCGCAGAAGGCGAACTACAAGGCGATGCAGAGCCAGATCGCCCAGGCCAGGACCGATATCGATTACTACACCACCGCCTTCAAGCGTCAGCAGGACCTCGCGACCAAGGCGGTCGCCTCGCAGGTGACCTATGATTCAGCCAGGCACGATCTCGATAGCGCCGTGCAGAAGCTCGCGCAGCTCCAGAGCCAGCTCATCGCGATTGCCGCCAGCCTGAACGGCAACCCCGATGCGCCGATCGAGGACCACCCTCGCTACAAGGACAGCGTCGCGGCCCGGGCAGAGGCTGCCCGCCAACTCGGTCACACCGTGGTCAAGGCGCCGATGGACGGCATCGTCACCAATGTGCCCTCGCTGCAGAAGGGGCAGTACCTCGCCGACGCGACAGTCGGCTTCAGCCTGGTCTCGGCCGACCATGTCTGGATCCAGGCGAACCCCAAGGAGACCGAATTGACCTGGGTCCGCCCGGGACAGAAGGCCAGGGTCTATGTCGACACCTATCCCGGCACCGAATGGACCGGCACGGTCGACAGCATCAGCCCGGCCTCAGCGGCGAGCTTTTCGCTGCTGCCGGCCCAGAACACCAGCGGCAACTGGGTCAAGGTCGTCCAGCGCATCGCCATGCGCGTCAAAATCGACACGCCCGCCGGCAAGCCGCTTTTGCGCGCCGGCATGAGCGTCGTGCTCGATGTCGATACCGGCCGCGCCCGCGGCCTGCCCAGCTTCGTCTCGGACCTCTTCGGCAAGACCGAGACCCACAATGGCTGA
- a CDS encoding DHA2 family efflux MFS transporter permease subunit: MADGDATAAPPVVANRGAITVCVILAVIMQALDTTIANVALPYIQGSVSASADQINWVLTSYIVAAAIMTPPSGFLAARFGRKRVLSVAIIGFVVASMLCGAAQSLTQIVGFRLLQGFFGAALVPVSQSILLDIYTPEERGSAMALFGVSVMVGPVLGPVIGGWLTENISWRWVFYINLPLGALALAGVGIFVTETKSNALARLDWLGFGALSLAIASLQLFLDRGAQLDWFSSLEIIIEATVCVAAIYILVVHTLTAENSFIKPRLFLDRNFSVGMIFIFIVGITYLASLALMTPYLQTLMGYPVVTAGIVMGPRGMGTMLCMFLVGRLIGKVDIRILLGAGLAVSAWAMYDMAGWTPDVSQQTIIVTGFIQGAGLGLLFVPLTTVTFATLQPQDRGDATGLYNLSRNIGSSVGISIVSYLLTRNVQVNHAEIATYVTPFNRIFEMPAIKEAWDPLTLAGRAALDEVITRQAMIIAYIDDFKLLMILCLAAMPFLALLVTPKQEKAPSDDHPMVME; the protein is encoded by the coding sequence ATGGCTGATGGTGACGCCACGGCGGCGCCCCCCGTGGTCGCCAATCGCGGCGCCATCACCGTCTGCGTGATCCTCGCCGTGATCATGCAGGCTCTCGACACGACGATCGCGAATGTCGCGCTGCCCTATATCCAGGGCAGCGTCTCGGCCAGCGCCGACCAGATCAACTGGGTCCTGACCTCCTATATCGTCGCAGCCGCGATCATGACGCCGCCATCGGGCTTCCTTGCCGCCCGCTTCGGCAGGAAGCGCGTGCTCTCGGTCGCGATCATCGGCTTCGTCGTCGCCTCGATGCTGTGCGGCGCCGCGCAGTCGCTGACTCAGATCGTCGGCTTCCGCCTGCTCCAGGGCTTCTTCGGCGCAGCCCTGGTGCCGGTGTCCCAGAGCATCCTGCTCGACATCTACACGCCGGAGGAGCGTGGCTCGGCGATGGCGCTGTTTGGCGTCTCGGTCATGGTCGGCCCCGTGCTCGGCCCCGTCATCGGCGGCTGGCTGACCGAGAACATCTCCTGGCGCTGGGTCTTCTACATCAACCTGCCGCTCGGCGCGTTGGCCCTGGCGGGCGTCGGGATCTTCGTCACCGAGACGAAATCGAACGCCCTGGCCAGGCTCGACTGGCTCGGCTTCGGCGCGCTCAGCCTCGCCATCGCCTCGCTCCAGCTCTTCCTCGACCGCGGCGCCCAGCTCGACTGGTTCTCGTCGCTCGAGATCATCATCGAGGCGACGGTCTGCGTCGCGGCGATCTACATCCTTGTGGTCCACACCCTCACGGCAGAGAACTCCTTCATCAAGCCGCGCCTGTTCCTCGACCGCAACTTCAGCGTCGGCATGATCTTCATCTTCATCGTCGGCATCACCTATCTCGCTTCGCTGGCGTTGATGACGCCCTATCTGCAGACGCTGATGGGCTATCCCGTCGTCACCGCCGGCATCGTCATGGGCCCGCGCGGCATGGGCACGATGCTCTGCATGTTCCTGGTCGGGCGGCTGATCGGCAAGGTGGACATCCGCATCCTGCTCGGCGCCGGCCTGGCCGTCAGCGCCTGGGCGATGTACGACATGGCCGGCTGGACCCCGGACGTCTCGCAGCAGACGATCATCGTCACCGGCTTCATCCAAGGTGCGGGCCTGGGCCTGCTCTTCGTGCCGCTGACCACTGTGACCTTCGCCACGCTGCAGCCGCAGGATCGCGGCGATGCCACCGGCCTTTACAACCTGTCACGCAATATCGGCTCCAGCGTCGGCATCTCGATCGTGAGCTATCTGCTCACCCGCAATGTCCAGGTGAACCACGCCGAGATCGCGACCTACGTCACGCCGTTCAACCGCATCTTCGAGATGCCAGCGATCAAGGAGGCCTGGGATCCGCTGACGCTGGCCGGCCGCGCCGCACTCGACGAGGTCATCACCCGCCAGGCGATGATCATCGCCTATATCGACGATTTCAAGCTGCTGATGATCCTGTGCCTCGCGGCCATGCCGTTCCTCGCCCTGCTGGTCACGCCGAAGCAGGAGAAGGCGCCGTCGGATGACCATCCGATGGTCATGGAGTAG
- a CDS encoding Ldh family oxidoreductase: MRLTIDGAREMARRAVLAAGGSDAVAAALADATIAAELSGRSSVGFAHLLDYLDGLAAGRITGSATPEISFPTPASIRIEAGGGIAQLGFDLAFAELQARAGLYGLALLIQANSYTVGELGYYTRRLAEAGLIGLALANGPALVAVGKSQQAVYGTNPLSFAAPVAGGQPLVIDQSTSATAFVTIRQAAETGEAIPPGWAVDGAGRPTTDPRAALTGALLAFGGERGANIALIVETLAAGVTGANWSLDAPSFAGGSRSPGVGLLVVALKPELFAPDFSARLVAHLARLAAKGVHIPGQRPARQEIELPEALLEAIARYSRGQSQQRATP, encoded by the coding sequence ATGAGATTGACGATAGACGGCGCGCGCGAGATGGCGCGCCGGGCCGTTCTGGCCGCTGGAGGCAGCGACGCTGTCGCGGCAGCGCTCGCGGATGCGACGATTGCTGCGGAATTGTCGGGTCGTTCCTCTGTCGGGTTCGCGCATCTCCTGGACTATCTCGATGGCCTCGCGGCCGGACGGATCACGGGCTCCGCCACCCCGGAGATCAGCTTTCCGACCCCGGCCTCGATCCGGATCGAGGCCGGGGGAGGCATCGCCCAGCTCGGTTTCGATCTCGCCTTTGCCGAATTGCAGGCACGCGCCGGGCTCTACGGCCTCGCGCTGCTGATCCAGGCGAACAGCTACACGGTCGGCGAACTCGGCTACTACACCCGCCGTCTCGCCGAAGCGGGATTGATCGGGCTTGCCCTTGCCAATGGGCCGGCGCTGGTGGCGGTGGGCAAGAGCCAGCAGGCCGTCTACGGCACCAATCCGCTCTCCTTTGCCGCGCCCGTCGCCGGCGGCCAGCCTTTGGTCATCGACCAGTCCACGAGCGCGACGGCCTTCGTCACGATCAGGCAGGCCGCCGAAACCGGCGAGGCGATACCGCCGGGCTGGGCCGTGGATGGGGCCGGGCGCCCGACCACCGATCCGCGCGCGGCGCTCACCGGCGCGCTTCTCGCCTTCGGCGGCGAGCGCGGCGCCAATATCGCGCTGATCGTGGAAACCCTGGCAGCCGGCGTCACCGGCGCGAACTGGTCGCTCGATGCGCCGTCCTTCGCCGGAGGCAGCCGGTCCCCCGGCGTCGGGCTCCTGGTCGTCGCGCTGAAGCCGGAGCTCTTCGCTCCGGATTTTTCAGCCCGGCTGGTAGCCCATCTCGCGCGCCTGGCGGCGAAGGGCGTCCATATTCCCGGGCAAAGGCCGGCTCGCCAGGAGATCGAGCTGCCTGAGGCGCTGCTGGAGGCGATCGCGCGCTACTCCCGCGGGCAGAGCCAGCAGCGCGCTACTCCATGA